The following proteins come from a genomic window of Oncorhynchus kisutch isolate 150728-3 unplaced genomic scaffold, Okis_V2 Okis06b-Okis10b_hom, whole genome shotgun sequence:
- the LOC109877207 gene encoding exocyst complex component 7 isoform X5, which produces MTAKDETYLWREKIEEKLKRDQDLLTFVSDSLKRSDQLTKGMVSILSSLEGRLEHLENSVIPMHNSTQNLLQLKGTTQKTLFYLDDAISHYQAVRDTDKVIIQGPTGRLSDYLACVHRLKKAEEYFQQEDPDGPELNMLRGRLESAKSQLESEFQVLLGRYSKPVQTVRILDVLDKKSLNGSAGGVEEVQLIPQTRLQDIISISTWLIGEDAALTAKRRVSASKFKTRSLERNPSHHSQGKLEPSSFFTNKSYCSKLKTQSLGRKPSIENKPSMDSLGKLKANSLFTKMIGLKSFGKFKTLSLDRKPSLDKNSSLDSLGKLESSSSFTKVSTSKPYSRLNIPDIRQPSLESIPFLPRDSTSHTFPSCKPKPPASTSYILPYFRPKPSSAFDLKAHYAMVRSNQLDCSMKGLKDHKSRNLLCPVLQSRRVDSAVKKNKKTGRDSILHIEIETYMACITAFLSLAKSEYTMVSKVFPLNCSNTFETLIQVALNQLIQNGENIVSSVRRACSRHDYTALVAMLPVLGRLLEEDKEFNMLLKCTTSGTLAKFSKLVTSMKTLAARALTDFSAHVKNNPDRESMSKDGTVHEFNSNTILFLQQLLSFADAVRSILYPHDVDSDTVTMEVSSSVQVDVQHDTDADESEEQPSDSQESKGNDDQRALSPYVCKVLEHLQYNLQSKAKVYEDHALGAIFLLNNYNYILKSIKNWLKVTECLTEKNLPTFKPGDKLKEKDCQVIKDKFKSFNEGLEELYKAQKAWAIPDREQRQAICQAQREMVSKAYIAFLLRCDHDFSKHPERYHKYSPAQVEEMIERLFDISA; this is translated from the exons ATGACTGCGAAAGATGAAACATATTTGTGGCGAGAGAAGATTGAGGAGAAGCTCAAACGG GATCAAGATCTGCTGACATTCGTTAGCGACAGCCTCAAAAGAAGTGATCAGCTGACTAAAGGCATG GTGTCCATTCTCTCGTCGTTGGAGGGCCGTTTGGAGCACCTGGAGAACTCGGTCATTCCCATGCACAACAGCACACAGAACCTACTGCAGCTGAAGGGGACAACGCAGAAGACATTATTCTACCTGGACGATGCCATCAGCCATTACCAAGCCGTCCGAGACACAGACAAGGTCATCATACAGGG GCCTACAGGAAGACTATCTGACTATCTAGCCTGTGTTCACCGACTCAAGAAAGCAGAGGAGTACTTTCAACAGGAAGACCCGGACGGGCCTGAGCTGAATATGCTG AGAGGTCGTTTAGAGAGTGCCAAGTCACAGTTGGAGTCCGAGTTCCAAGTCCTGTTGGGGCGCTACAGCAAGCCAGTGCAGACAGTCAGAATCCTGGATGTCCTGGACAAAAAGTCACTGAATGGGTCTGCAGGCGGAGTGGAGGAGGTACAACTCATACCCCAAACTAGGCTTCAGGACatcatctccatctccacctgGCTGATAG GTGAGGATGCAGCTCTGACAGCTAAGAGGAGAGTCTCTGCCAGCAAATTCAAAACACGGTCACTGGAAAGAAACCCATCCCACCACTCTCAGGGAAAACTGGAGCCCAGCAGCTTTTTCACCAATAAGTCCTACTGCTCCAAACTCAAAACACAGTCTCTAGGCAGAAAGCCATCAATAGAAAACAAGCCATCAATGGACTCTCTTGGAAAACTGAAAGCAAACAGCCTGTTCACCAAGATGATCGGCCTGAAGTCATTTGGTAAATTCAAAACGCTGTCCCTGGACAGAAAGCCATCACTAGACAAGAATTCATCACTAGACTCCCTCGGAAAACTGGAATCCAGTAGCTCTTTCACCAAGGTATCCACCTCGAAGCCGTACAGCAGACTGAATATTCCCGATATTAGACAACCGTCTTTGGAGTCCATCCCATTTCTGCCTAGAGACTCCACCTCCCATACCTTCCCATCTTGCAAACCCAAGCCCCCAGCTTCCACCTCCTACATCCTGCCATACTTcagacccaagcccagctcagcctTTG ATCTCAAGGCCCACTACGCCATGGTGCGCTCCAATCAGTTGGACTGCTCCATGAAGGGTTTGAAGGACCACAAGAGTAGGAACCTCCTCTGCCCGGTGTTGCAGAGCAGGCGTGTGGATTCTGCCGTCAAGAAGAACAAAAAAACAG GGCGGGACAGCATATTACACATTGAGATTGAGACCTACATGGCCTGCATCACAGCCTTCTTGTCCCTGGCCAAGAGTGAATACACCATGGTGTCCAAAGTCTTCCCTCTGAACTGCTCCAATACCTTTGAAACTCTCATCCAG GTGGCTCTGAACCAGCTGATCCAGAATGGGGAGAACATCGTGTCCTCTGTCAGACGAGCCTGTTCACGTCACGACTACACAGCCCTTGTCGCCATGTTACCTGTCCTGGGCCGTCTCCTGGAGGAGGACAAAGAGTTTAACATGTTACTAAAG TGCACAACAAGCGGCACCTTGGCCAAGTTTTCCAAACTCGTTACATCTATGAAGACCCTGGCAGCCAGAGCACTGACGGACTTTTCTGCTCACGTCAAG AACAACCCTGATAGGGAGAGTATGTCCAAGGATGGAACGGTGCATGAATTCAACAGCAAT ACAATTCTATTCCTGCAGCAGTTGCTGTCCTTTGCAGATGCTGTTCGGTCCATCCTTTATCCTCATGATGTAGACAGTGACACAGTAACTATGGAGGTGTCCAGTAGTGTTCAGGTGGACGTTCAACATGACACTG ATGCAGATGAATCAGAAGAACAGCCATCAGACAGTCAGGAGTCCAAGGGGAATGACGATCAGAGAGCACTGAGTCCTTATGTCT GTAAAGTGCTGGAGCATCTCCAGTACAACCTACAGAGTAAGGCCAAGGTGTACGAGGACCACGCTCTCGGGGCCATCTTCCTCctcaacaactacaactacatCCTCAAGTCAATAAAGAA TTGGTTGAAGGTGACCGAGTGCCTGACTGAAAAGAATCTGCCCACCTTTAAGCCAGGTGACAAG TTGAAAGAAAAAGACTGTCAGGTAATTAAAGACAAGTTCAAG AGCTTCAACGAGGGCCTGGAGGAACTGTATAAGGCTCAGAAAGCGTGGGCCATCCCAGACAGAGAGCAGCGCCAGGCCATCTGTCAGGCCCAGAGAGAGATGGTGTCCAAGGCCTACATAGCCTTTCTGCTGAG ATGTGACCATGATTTCTCCAAACACCCTGAGAGATACCACAAATACAGCCCAGCGCAGGTGGAGGAGATGATCGAGAGACTATTTGATATCTCAGCCTGA
- the LOC109877207 gene encoding exocyst complex component 7 isoform X6, with the protein MTAKDETYLWREKIEEKLKRDQDLLTFVSDSLKRSDQLTKGMVSILSSLEGRLEHLENSVIPMHNSTQNLLQLKGTTQKTLFYLDDAISHYQAVRDTDKVIIQGPTGRLSDYLACVHRLKKAEEYFQQEDPDGPELNMLRGRLESAKSQLESEFQVLLGRYSKPVQTVRILDVLDKKSLNGSAGGVEEVQLIPQTRLQDIISISTWLIGEDAALTAKRRVSASKFKTRSLERNPSHHSQGKLEPSSFFTNKSYCSKLKTQSLGRKPSIENKPSMDSLGKLKANSLFTKMIGLKSFGKFKTLSLDRKPSLDKNSSLDSLGKLESSSSFTKVSTSKPYSRLNIPDIRQPSLESIPFLPRDSTSHTFPSCKPKPPASTSYILPYFRPKPSSAFDLKAHYAMVRSNQLDCSMKGLKDHKSRNLLCPVLQSRRVDSAVKKNKKTGRDSILHIEIETYMACITAFLSLAKSEYTMVSKVFPLNCSNTFETLIQVALNQLIQNGENIVSSVRRACSRHDYTALVAMLPVLGRLLEEDKEFNMLLKCTTSGTLAKFSKLVTSMKTLAARALTDFSAHVKNNPDRESMSKDGTVHEFNSNTILFLQQLLSFADAVRSILYPHDVDSDTVTMEVSSSVQVDVQHDTDADESEEQPSDSQESKGNDDQRALSPYVCKVLEHLQYNLQSKAKVYEDHALGAIFLLNNYNYILKSIKNWLKVTECLTEKNLPTFKPGDKLKEKDCQSFNEGLEELYKAQKAWAIPDREQRQAICQAQREMVSKAYIAFLLRCDHDFSKHPERYHKYSPAQVEEMIERLFDISA; encoded by the exons ATGACTGCGAAAGATGAAACATATTTGTGGCGAGAGAAGATTGAGGAGAAGCTCAAACGG GATCAAGATCTGCTGACATTCGTTAGCGACAGCCTCAAAAGAAGTGATCAGCTGACTAAAGGCATG GTGTCCATTCTCTCGTCGTTGGAGGGCCGTTTGGAGCACCTGGAGAACTCGGTCATTCCCATGCACAACAGCACACAGAACCTACTGCAGCTGAAGGGGACAACGCAGAAGACATTATTCTACCTGGACGATGCCATCAGCCATTACCAAGCCGTCCGAGACACAGACAAGGTCATCATACAGGG GCCTACAGGAAGACTATCTGACTATCTAGCCTGTGTTCACCGACTCAAGAAAGCAGAGGAGTACTTTCAACAGGAAGACCCGGACGGGCCTGAGCTGAATATGCTG AGAGGTCGTTTAGAGAGTGCCAAGTCACAGTTGGAGTCCGAGTTCCAAGTCCTGTTGGGGCGCTACAGCAAGCCAGTGCAGACAGTCAGAATCCTGGATGTCCTGGACAAAAAGTCACTGAATGGGTCTGCAGGCGGAGTGGAGGAGGTACAACTCATACCCCAAACTAGGCTTCAGGACatcatctccatctccacctgGCTGATAG GTGAGGATGCAGCTCTGACAGCTAAGAGGAGAGTCTCTGCCAGCAAATTCAAAACACGGTCACTGGAAAGAAACCCATCCCACCACTCTCAGGGAAAACTGGAGCCCAGCAGCTTTTTCACCAATAAGTCCTACTGCTCCAAACTCAAAACACAGTCTCTAGGCAGAAAGCCATCAATAGAAAACAAGCCATCAATGGACTCTCTTGGAAAACTGAAAGCAAACAGCCTGTTCACCAAGATGATCGGCCTGAAGTCATTTGGTAAATTCAAAACGCTGTCCCTGGACAGAAAGCCATCACTAGACAAGAATTCATCACTAGACTCCCTCGGAAAACTGGAATCCAGTAGCTCTTTCACCAAGGTATCCACCTCGAAGCCGTACAGCAGACTGAATATTCCCGATATTAGACAACCGTCTTTGGAGTCCATCCCATTTCTGCCTAGAGACTCCACCTCCCATACCTTCCCATCTTGCAAACCCAAGCCCCCAGCTTCCACCTCCTACATCCTGCCATACTTcagacccaagcccagctcagcctTTG ATCTCAAGGCCCACTACGCCATGGTGCGCTCCAATCAGTTGGACTGCTCCATGAAGGGTTTGAAGGACCACAAGAGTAGGAACCTCCTCTGCCCGGTGTTGCAGAGCAGGCGTGTGGATTCTGCCGTCAAGAAGAACAAAAAAACAG GGCGGGACAGCATATTACACATTGAGATTGAGACCTACATGGCCTGCATCACAGCCTTCTTGTCCCTGGCCAAGAGTGAATACACCATGGTGTCCAAAGTCTTCCCTCTGAACTGCTCCAATACCTTTGAAACTCTCATCCAG GTGGCTCTGAACCAGCTGATCCAGAATGGGGAGAACATCGTGTCCTCTGTCAGACGAGCCTGTTCACGTCACGACTACACAGCCCTTGTCGCCATGTTACCTGTCCTGGGCCGTCTCCTGGAGGAGGACAAAGAGTTTAACATGTTACTAAAG TGCACAACAAGCGGCACCTTGGCCAAGTTTTCCAAACTCGTTACATCTATGAAGACCCTGGCAGCCAGAGCACTGACGGACTTTTCTGCTCACGTCAAG AACAACCCTGATAGGGAGAGTATGTCCAAGGATGGAACGGTGCATGAATTCAACAGCAAT ACAATTCTATTCCTGCAGCAGTTGCTGTCCTTTGCAGATGCTGTTCGGTCCATCCTTTATCCTCATGATGTAGACAGTGACACAGTAACTATGGAGGTGTCCAGTAGTGTTCAGGTGGACGTTCAACATGACACTG ATGCAGATGAATCAGAAGAACAGCCATCAGACAGTCAGGAGTCCAAGGGGAATGACGATCAGAGAGCACTGAGTCCTTATGTCT GTAAAGTGCTGGAGCATCTCCAGTACAACCTACAGAGTAAGGCCAAGGTGTACGAGGACCACGCTCTCGGGGCCATCTTCCTCctcaacaactacaactacatCCTCAAGTCAATAAAGAA TTGGTTGAAGGTGACCGAGTGCCTGACTGAAAAGAATCTGCCCACCTTTAAGCCAGGTGACAAG TTGAAAGAAAAAGACTGTCAG AGCTTCAACGAGGGCCTGGAGGAACTGTATAAGGCTCAGAAAGCGTGGGCCATCCCAGACAGAGAGCAGCGCCAGGCCATCTGTCAGGCCCAGAGAGAGATGGTGTCCAAGGCCTACATAGCCTTTCTGCTGAG ATGTGACCATGATTTCTCCAAACACCCTGAGAGATACCACAAATACAGCCCAGCGCAGGTGGAGGAGATGATCGAGAGACTATTTGATATCTCAGCCTGA